In the genome of Ktedonobacteraceae bacterium, one region contains:
- a CDS encoding DEAD/DEAH box helicase has product MNQLINSIDYTEDECHHLPAPTYRLIAESAFTPLRLGVSATPERSDMAHVDLDGLIGPEVYRRSPSELTEGRYLAQYQEVRIDIALSSEDEARYSALRAIYSSFLRRRRISINSPEDFQKKLIFLSARDPEAREAMLAWREARSIAMNAPAKYAEIERLLRLHTNDQVILFSEYNPVVEEISRRFCLPSITYKTPAEERRIILERFRSGQYSKLATGRVLNEGVDVPDCRIAIIVSGNSTRREYIQRLGRVLRPKLEQAVLYELVTAGTTEEDIAKRRR; this is encoded by the coding sequence ATGAACCAGTTAATTAACAGCATCGATTACACAGAAGATGAATGTCATCATTTGCCCGCGCCGACCTATCGTTTGATCGCCGAAAGCGCCTTCACTCCCTTGCGTTTAGGTGTGAGCGCCACACCCGAACGCAGCGATATGGCCCATGTTGACCTGGATGGGCTGATTGGACCGGAAGTTTACCGGCGCTCGCCGTCGGAACTGACCGAGGGGCGCTACCTGGCGCAATACCAGGAAGTGCGCATCGATATCGCCCTTTCGAGCGAGGATGAGGCTCGTTATAGCGCCTTGCGTGCGATCTATAGCTCGTTCTTGCGACGGCGGCGTATCAGTATCAACTCGCCGGAGGATTTTCAGAAGAAGCTGATTTTTCTCAGCGCCCGCGACCCGGAGGCGCGCGAGGCGATGCTGGCATGGCGCGAGGCTCGCAGTATCGCTATGAACGCCCCGGCCAAATACGCCGAAATTGAACGGCTCCTGCGCCTGCACACCAACGACCAGGTCATCCTGTTCTCCGAGTACAATCCGGTTGTTGAAGAGATCAGCCGGCGCTTTTGCCTGCCGAGCATCACCTACAAGACGCCTGCCGAAGAACGCCGCATCATCCTGGAGCGGTTCCGCTCGGGCCAGTACAGCAAGCTTGCGACCGGCCGTGTGCTGAACGAGGGCGTCGACGTACCCGATTGCCGCATCGCCATCATTGTTAGCGGCAACAGCACCAGGCGCGAGTATATTCAACGCCTGGGGCGTGTCCTGCGCCCCAAGCTTGAACAGGCGGTGCTCTATGAACTCGTCACCGCCGGGACTACTGAGGAAGACATTGCTAAACGCAGGCGCTAG
- a CDS encoding PAS domain S-box protein, producing the protein MAADMKKIAGQNQEIDLSQQNEILFRTLIENSLDAVVLTNAEGQVTYVSPSIERILGYTPDELKLLHASEVIHPADRQATADLFAQLLAKPDITVTTQYRVRHKNGSWRWVEGIWKNLLAEPYIQSVFITIHDITERKQAEQRQQILNQASTILVSSLDQQVTLKEVAELIVPALADYCRIALIDEDGQIRDISVHHFDPEKVTLVRALYEQYKDVPAATYGLLRLLETGKSELIADVVGEVLETVHDNPVLLAIIEALGLKSYMGVPLIARNKITGAITFSSVQAFRRYNADDLAFAEELARRIALVLDNARLYREAQEEIAERRQAEAQLRSSEELYRLVVEHTTDLITLLDAQGTIIYISPSSKHLIGYEPGEMIGQNAFSFHHPEDLPGILAEFAKIFEGMIANVPYLRVRHKDGHWVALAGTGAAIYDEQGRPALIVSTSHDITQQVELERRKDEFIGMASHELRTPITSLKGFINLFQRRITAQGDTQALHYLERMNAQINKLAKLVGDLLDITRMQAGKLSYAEEPFDLDALIRETVENVQAATTTHTLLVETTGPVEVSGDRDRIGQVLINLLNNAIKYSPDANKVLVRLSANKQEATVSVQDFGIGIAETHHNKIFERFYQVTDVESSNYTGLGIGLYISREIIARHGGRMWVESSKGQGSTFYFTLPVLHH; encoded by the coding sequence ATGGCGGCGGATATGAAGAAGATTGCCGGTCAGAACCAGGAGATAGACCTTTCTCAACAAAACGAAATCCTGTTTCGCACGTTGATTGAAAATAGCCTGGACGCTGTTGTGCTGACCAACGCTGAAGGGCAGGTAACATACGTAAGCCCTTCTATCGAACGTATCCTTGGCTATACCCCCGATGAGCTAAAGCTGCTACATGCATCTGAAGTCATTCACCCGGCTGACCGGCAGGCAACGGCAGACCTCTTTGCACAGCTCCTGGCAAAACCAGATATTACGGTCACGACACAGTATCGCGTTCGCCATAAGAACGGCTCCTGGCGCTGGGTCGAGGGCATATGGAAAAACCTGCTTGCCGAGCCGTATATCCAATCCGTCTTCATCACTATTCATGATATTACAGAACGCAAGCAGGCAGAGCAAAGACAACAGATTCTCAATCAAGCCAGCACAATCCTGGTTTCTTCTCTTGATCAGCAGGTCACGCTCAAAGAAGTGGCCGAACTGATCGTGCCTGCGCTTGCCGACTACTGCCGCATTGCCCTGATCGATGAGGATGGGCAGATTCGAGACATCAGTGTCCACCATTTCGACCCTGAAAAGGTGACGCTGGTGAGGGCACTTTACGAGCAGTATAAGGATGTACCGGCAGCTACTTACGGCCTGCTACGTTTGCTAGAAACGGGCAAATCCGAACTGATAGCCGATGTCGTAGGGGAAGTGCTGGAAACAGTACACGATAACCCCGTGCTGCTTGCTATCATCGAAGCACTCGGACTGAAATCCTATATGGGAGTGCCGCTCATCGCCCGCAACAAGATCACCGGCGCGATTACTTTCTCCTCCGTTCAAGCATTCCGGCGCTATAATGCCGATGACCTGGCCTTTGCCGAGGAATTAGCCCGACGCATTGCGCTGGTACTCGATAACGCGCGATTGTACCGGGAAGCGCAAGAGGAGATCGCCGAACGCAGGCAGGCAGAGGCTCAGTTACGCTCCAGCGAGGAACTCTACCGCTTAGTGGTTGAACATACCACCGATTTGATTACACTGCTGGATGCGCAGGGAACCATCATCTATATCTCTCCCTCCAGCAAACACTTAATTGGATACGAGCCTGGTGAGATGATCGGGCAAAATGCTTTCAGCTTCCACCATCCTGAGGATCTGCCTGGCATATTAGCGGAATTCGCGAAGATTTTTGAGGGCATGATTGCGAATGTTCCCTATCTCCGCGTCCGGCACAAAGATGGACATTGGGTCGCCCTGGCGGGCACAGGGGCCGCGATTTATGATGAACAGGGCAGGCCAGCATTGATTGTCAGCACCTCCCACGATATCACGCAGCAGGTGGAACTGGAGAGGCGCAAGGATGAATTCATCGGCATGGCCAGCCACGAACTCAGGACGCCTATCACCAGCCTCAAGGGCTTTATCAATCTTTTCCAGAGACGTATTACTGCTCAAGGTGACACTCAGGCGCTGCATTACCTTGAACGCATGAACGCACAGATCAACAAACTGGCAAAGCTGGTCGGCGATTTGCTCGATATCACCCGGATGCAGGCTGGCAAGCTGAGCTACGCTGAAGAACCCTTCGACCTGGATGCCCTGATCCGGGAAACGGTCGAGAATGTGCAGGCCGCTACAACCACACACACGCTGCTTGTCGAAACCACAGGCCCTGTAGAGGTTAGCGGCGACCGCGACCGCATCGGGCAGGTGCTGATCAACCTGCTGAACAACGCCATAAAGTATTCGCCGGACGCGAACAAGGTACTCGTGCGGCTATCCGCGAACAAACAAGAGGCAACGGTCAGCGTGCAGGATTTCGGCATCGGCATCGCAGAGACCCACCACAACAAGATTTTCGAACGCTTCTACCAGGTCACCGATGTGGAATCAAGCAATTACACCGGACTGGGCATCGGCCTGTACATCTCCCGCGAGATCATTGCGCGCCATGGAGGCAGGATGTGGGTGGAGAGCAGCAAGGGCCAGGGATCGACATTCTATTTCACGCTGCCGGTGCTTCACCACTAA
- a CDS encoding serine/threonine-protein kinase, giving the protein MDVKELVGVSLGNCTIERIIGQGGMGAVFLAQQSRPARTVAVKVLLPASAYDTGELRIVFERFRREANTIAKLEHKNILPVYEYEEAEVNGQRLAYLVMPYIRGGTLRERIDQMRREGRQFDLDTVGNYINQVADALSYAHGLGIVHRDIKPGNLLFHTDGRLLLSDFGIVHLRAMPSLTMAGSFLGTAEYASPEQISGGAVDARSDIYSLGIVLFELLTGKVPFSGPTPFVVMPKHIHEPVPSVRAMRPDLSPAVEFVVKKALAKLPKDRYASAGEMAADFQAAISSALSAAAGLWLPGDANPGDLTVVGTAWQAPLSAAGTVPPVQSPGTYPAGQTPLAAGRSQGIAPTVAAPAPAGAGQSAVGAINRPRHSDEQYAPGLQQPLQLPPLPGENGANAPAASIPVYRQGRRLYYYGVIVAGVLLQLIVLALFFTPLKASGMSPALLGLLLGFGINLLALTALLFTGVTRSRSIRKYFYRGLIATLLAPIVSGFFISYGMVASGKSIDVPFIAYLVLLLSNIYTVRQLGAVDASREQIEVAPVLWRPAMIGALTGLLPLTMILIFTLIAPMEFPANSSFFTRIFGVLFLALIGAPTPGAMMAIWLSRNMVFPTLLRSSAIAGCLMFVGAFLLVALWGSAPANHTLLYYHFSQPGLAAIIIATVLALIGMLRGMLDAKVYFWLKGRRP; this is encoded by the coding sequence ATGGACGTAAAAGAACTTGTAGGCGTAAGTCTTGGCAACTGTACTATTGAACGTATCATCGGTCAAGGTGGCATGGGAGCCGTCTTCCTGGCTCAGCAATCACGACCGGCACGAACGGTTGCCGTAAAAGTGCTGCTTCCAGCTTCCGCTTATGATACCGGTGAGCTGCGTATCGTGTTCGAGCGCTTTCGCCGCGAGGCCAATACGATTGCCAAACTGGAGCATAAAAATATTTTACCGGTCTATGAGTATGAGGAGGCAGAGGTGAATGGGCAGCGCCTGGCCTACCTGGTAATGCCCTATATCCGCGGCGGGACGTTGCGCGAACGCATTGACCAGATGAGGCGCGAGGGACGCCAGTTCGATCTGGATACCGTAGGCAACTATATCAACCAGGTTGCGGATGCGCTGAGCTACGCGCATGGTTTGGGGATAGTGCATCGCGATATCAAGCCCGGCAATCTGCTCTTTCACACCGATGGCCGCCTGCTGCTGAGTGATTTTGGCATTGTGCATTTGCGCGCGATGCCGTCGCTGACAATGGCGGGAAGTTTTCTGGGTACGGCGGAATACGCCTCGCCGGAGCAGATCAGTGGGGGCGCGGTGGATGCGCGCTCGGATATCTATTCGCTAGGTATTGTGCTTTTTGAACTCTTGACGGGCAAGGTACCCTTTAGCGGCCCGACGCCTTTTGTGGTGATGCCGAAGCACATACACGAACCGGTTCCCTCGGTGAGAGCCATGCGTCCTGATCTCTCGCCCGCCGTCGAATTTGTGGTCAAAAAGGCGCTGGCGAAGCTGCCGAAAGATCGCTATGCGAGCGCAGGCGAGATGGCCGCCGATTTCCAGGCCGCCATCTCTTCCGCCCTTTCCGCTGCCGCAGGTCTATGGCTTCCAGGTGATGCCAATCCTGGCGATCTCACCGTCGTCGGTACTGCCTGGCAGGCGCCACTATCCGCGGCAGGCACAGTACCGCCCGTCCAGTCGCCGGGTACATACCCCGCGGGGCAAACGCCATTAGCGGCAGGCCGATCACAGGGAATCGCCCCTACGGTGGCTGCGCCTGCTCCCGCCGGGGCCGGTCAATCGGCGGTAGGCGCGATCAATCGGCCCAGGCATAGTGATGAACAGTATGCGCCGGGGTTGCAACAGCCGCTGCAATTGCCACCATTGCCGGGAGAGAATGGAGCAAATGCGCCCGCTGCCTCGATACCGGTATATCGCCAGGGACGACGACTGTACTACTACGGCGTCATCGTGGCCGGCGTTTTGCTGCAATTGATCGTCCTTGCCCTCTTCTTCACGCCCCTCAAGGCGAGTGGCATGTCTCCTGCCCTTCTGGGCCTGCTGCTGGGCTTTGGCATCAATCTGCTTGCTCTGACCGCGCTGCTTTTTACCGGCGTGACGCGCAGCCGGTCCATCCGCAAATACTTCTATCGCGGCTTAATTGCCACGCTGCTGGCTCCTATCGTCAGCGGATTTTTCATCAGTTATGGTATGGTGGCGAGCGGCAAAAGTATTGACGTGCCGTTCATTGCCTACCTTGTACTCTTGCTGAGCAACATCTATACCGTTCGCCAGCTCGGCGCCGTCGATGCCTCCAGAGAACAGATCGAGGTTGCGCCCGTCCTCTGGCGGCCCGCGATGATAGGCGCGCTAACAGGTCTGCTTCCTTTGACGATGATCCTGATCTTCACGCTGATAGCTCCAATGGAGTTTCCGGCCAATAGCTCATTTTTCACGCGTATCTTTGGCGTGCTCTTTCTGGCGCTGATCGGCGCGCCTACGCCGGGTGCAATGATGGCGATCTGGCTCTCGCGGAACATGGTCTTCCCTACCCTGCTGCGCAGCAGCGCTATTGCCGGGTGTTTGATGTTTGTAGGGGCGTTCCTGCTGGTGGCGCTATGGGGTTCGGCGCCCGCGAATCACACGCTGTTGTATTATCACTTCAGCCAGCCTGGACTCGCGGCTATCATCATCGCCACGGTGCTGGCATTGATTGGTATGCTGCGCGGCATGCTCGATGCGAAAGTATACTTCTGGCTGAAAGGGAGAAGGCCGTAG
- a CDS encoding protein kinase: MSTAAQRLGKYELRERLGRGGMAEVWKAMDTQLQRYVALKILHADLQNDPNFITRFEREAQVIASLHHPNIVQIHDFQISRPPETSNTIAYMVMDYIEGSTLADYLRVTSRVGKFPPSNEIVYLFTALGRAIDYAHHRGMIHRDIKPANILLDARNTSQTTMGEPILTDFGIVKLLGTSTGTQSGSWMGTPLYIAPEQAQGRPGNERSDIYSLGIILYEICTGTQPFRGDTVPAIIIQHISATPAPPAAINPNIPPALSMVIMRSLAKDPSARYSSAGALADAIADAFNLSAPSEISRPGYMITDTNAPTYLTPANQSRGMTPSPSSQPGIGSLSPVQQVAYATPLLPATNTGSPLSPISASSLPGVPSSSGPSSSPGTTPVNNSGGVSATPNSPQLRTAIPAPVTPLLTNNDFPPPSEPKKRRRTGLLIALIVLLLLLLAGSIASAFLLFPRKAAPTPPVTSNIVGQVQFLSSGRLYVNNNQGLNDELQVDLHNVPAPPAGKAYYAWLLGDAGNDAVTPLLLGNGPLAVQNGLVHYVFPGDAQHSNLLATYSRFLITQEDATNTPSTPTLDYSAWRFAATIPHAPNPADTRFHFSMLDHLRHLLSGEQLTETYGLYGGLGIWLERDTEEVFKWGVNANDHWGSKDAVGVRQQLLNVLYYLDGDTCIVPDLQHVPAGTPIGPENGTIFKIARVPLLDACTLTHPIGFVRHIGAHLQGVTGAPGATKTTQIMASQIDKALNQVQVWLQNARMDTIQLLNTPNDQLVQASSLNTLGDLVTQLRYAYSGHIDPVTGTYTGGVTWIYGSIQRLAILTVTKCNSTTSACV, translated from the coding sequence ATGAGTACAGCTGCACAGCGGCTTGGCAAATATGAGCTGCGCGAGCGTCTCGGTCGCGGCGGCATGGCAGAAGTATGGAAAGCCATGGATACGCAGTTGCAGCGTTACGTGGCGCTGAAAATTCTGCACGCCGACCTGCAGAATGATCCTAATTTCATTACCCGCTTCGAGCGCGAGGCCCAGGTCATCGCCTCCCTGCATCATCCCAATATCGTCCAGATCCACGACTTCCAGATCTCGCGTCCCCCGGAGACCAGCAACACTATCGCTTATATGGTCATGGATTACATCGAGGGATCGACGCTGGCCGATTATCTCCGCGTCACCTCGCGCGTTGGCAAATTTCCGCCCTCCAACGAAATTGTGTACCTCTTTACCGCCCTTGGCAGGGCCATCGATTACGCGCACCATCGCGGCATGATCCATCGCGATATCAAGCCGGCCAACATTTTGCTGGATGCGCGCAATACCTCACAAACGACTATGGGGGAGCCGATCCTGACGGATTTCGGCATCGTCAAGCTGCTGGGAACCAGCACGGGCACGCAAAGTGGCTCGTGGATGGGCACTCCGCTCTACATCGCGCCGGAGCAGGCACAGGGGCGACCCGGCAATGAGCGCAGTGACATCTACTCGTTGGGTATCATCCTCTACGAAATCTGCACAGGCACGCAGCCGTTTCGCGGCGACACTGTACCCGCCATCATTATCCAGCACATCAGTGCCACGCCCGCTCCGCCTGCGGCAATCAACCCGAACATCCCTCCCGCGCTTTCCATGGTGATCATGCGCAGCCTGGCCAAAGACCCCTCTGCCCGCTACAGCAGCGCTGGCGCCCTGGCTGATGCAATAGCCGACGCCTTTAACCTGTCCGCTCCATCGGAGATCAGCAGGCCAGGTTACATGATAACAGATACGAATGCTCCAACATACCTGACCCCGGCGAATCAGTCCAGGGGTATGACGCCATCCCCTTCATCGCAGCCGGGCATCGGTTCTCTCTCGCCCGTTCAACAGGTTGCTTACGCCACACCTTTGCTACCGGCGACGAACACGGGTAGTCCGCTCAGCCCCATCTCGGCATCCAGCCTGCCAGGTGTGCCCAGCTCGTCCGGTCCGTCCAGTTCGCCCGGCACAACACCTGTCAATAATTCCGGGGGAGTTTCCGCTACTCCGAACTCGCCGCAACTCAGGACAGCCATACCTGCCCCGGTCACGCCGCTGCTCACCAATAATGATTTTCCACCGCCATCCGAGCCAAAAAAGCGACGGCGTACAGGCTTACTGATCGCGTTGATCGTGCTGCTCCTGCTGCTCCTGGCAGGCTCCATCGCCAGCGCTTTTCTGCTATTCCCGCGTAAGGCCGCGCCAACACCGCCCGTAACAAGCAACATCGTTGGGCAGGTGCAATTTCTGAGCAGCGGGCGCTTATACGTCAACAATAATCAAGGTCTTAACGACGAATTGCAGGTTGACCTGCACAATGTGCCCGCTCCACCGGCAGGCAAGGCTTACTACGCCTGGTTGCTGGGAGACGCGGGCAATGACGCGGTGACACCACTGCTGTTAGGAAATGGGCCGTTAGCGGTGCAAAATGGCCTGGTACATTATGTGTTTCCAGGCGATGCGCAGCATTCGAATCTGCTCGCGACCTACAGCCGGTTTCTGATTACGCAGGAAGACGCGACTAACACGCCGAGCACACCCACATTAGATTACAGCGCCTGGCGCTTTGCTGCTACTATTCCGCACGCACCCAACCCCGCCGATACCAGATTCCATTTCAGCATGCTGGATCACCTGCGCCACCTGCTCTCCGGCGAACAACTGACCGAAACGTATGGCCTGTATGGTGGGTTAGGCATCTGGCTGGAGCGAGATACAGAAGAGGTTTTCAAATGGGGAGTGAACGCGAATGATCACTGGGGTAGCAAGGATGCGGTGGGAGTACGGCAACAGCTCCTCAATGTGCTGTACTACCTGGATGGAGACACCTGTATTGTGCCGGACCTGCAACACGTGCCGGCAGGGACGCCGATTGGCCCCGAAAATGGCACAATTTTCAAGATTGCGCGTGTACCTCTGCTCGATGCATGCACTCTGACACATCCTATCGGTTTTGTGCGGCACATCGGAGCGCACCTGCAAGGGGTAACCGGCGCGCCCGGCGCGACAAAGACGACGCAAATCATGGCCTCGCAAATTGACAAGGCGCTGAACCAGGTGCAGGTCTGGTTGCAGAATGCGCGCATGGACACAATACAATTGCTTAATACGCCCAACGATCAACTGGTACAGGCCTCATCGCTCAACACACTAGGCGACCTGGTAACACAGCTTCGCTACGCATATTCCGGGCATATCGATCCGGTTACGGGTACCTACACGGGCGGTGTAACCTGGATTTATGGCAGCATTCAGCGCCTGGCAATTCTAACAGTGACGAAGTGCAACAGCACAACTAGCGCCTGCGTTTAG
- a CDS encoding TIGR03118 family protein, with protein MPKKTGLFSLLVAIATLALFLLPGTALARPTSGGGVYQRTNLVSNLPGKAPITDSNLVNPWGISYSPMGPFWISDNGTGLSTLYDGKGNIQPLVVTIPPPMGGTTSAPTGTVYNSNSKAFVVTENKKSGASLFLFSTEDGTISGWNPNVDPTNAILGVDNSKSGAVYKGLAIATNQSGTFLYATNFRAGTVDVFDKNFVLTKLSGSFTDPNLPKGYAPFGIQAFGSNIVVTYAKQDKAKHDDVPGLGHGFVDVFDTNGNLVKRLISQGQLDSPWGLAMAPANFGIFSGDLLVGNFGNGHINAYDPNSGMLLGTLMNSKGKIIKIDGLWGLMFGNGGQAGQTNQLFFTSGLHDEADGLFGMITQIA; from the coding sequence ATGCCCAAAAAAACAGGGCTTTTTAGCCTGCTGGTAGCTATCGCTACGCTCGCGCTGTTCCTGTTGCCGGGAACAGCCCTTGCTCGTCCCACTTCCGGTGGAGGAGTGTACCAGAGGACAAACCTGGTTTCAAATCTCCCCGGCAAGGCCCCCATTACCGACTCGAACCTGGTCAATCCCTGGGGCATCTCGTACAGCCCTATGGGACCGTTCTGGATCTCCGATAACGGCACCGGACTCTCCACCCTCTATGATGGCAAGGGAAATATCCAGCCGCTGGTCGTCACCATTCCCCCACCTATGGGTGGAACAACTTCCGCGCCGACCGGTACCGTTTACAACAGCAACAGCAAGGCTTTTGTGGTGACGGAGAACAAGAAGTCCGGCGCAAGCCTCTTCCTGTTCTCTACCGAAGATGGCACGATCTCGGGCTGGAATCCTAACGTTGACCCGACAAATGCTATTCTGGGGGTTGATAATTCAAAATCTGGCGCGGTCTATAAGGGCCTGGCAATCGCGACAAATCAGTCCGGCACCTTCCTCTACGCTACCAATTTCCGTGCCGGGACAGTCGATGTTTTCGACAAGAATTTCGTCCTCACCAAACTCTCCGGCTCGTTTACCGACCCGAATCTGCCCAAAGGATACGCGCCTTTCGGCATCCAGGCCTTCGGCAGCAACATCGTGGTGACCTACGCGAAGCAGGACAAGGCGAAGCATGATGATGTTCCAGGCCTGGGCCATGGATTTGTCGATGTTTTCGATACCAATGGCAATCTCGTCAAGCGCTTGATCAGCCAGGGCCAGCTTGACTCGCCCTGGGGACTTGCCATGGCGCCCGCCAACTTCGGGATATTCAGCGGCGATTTGCTGGTGGGCAACTTCGGCAATGGGCATATCAACGCCTACGATCCCAATAGTGGCATGTTGCTCGGTACGCTGATGAACAGTAAAGGCAAGATCATCAAAATTGATGGGCTATGGGGCTTAATGTTTGGCAATGGCGGCCAGGCCGGCCAGACCAATCAACTCTTCTTCACCTCGGGCTTACATGATGAAGCAGATGGTCTCTTCGGCATGATTACACAGATTGCTTAG
- a CDS encoding DUF790 family protein: MRFSLQDVKKQVQRRGGDLYVSLHFLRPGELHAEIARLIAFHEQHIGLRQRQFSVDEARALIADYRLANCLLATLGAWYAWQQPDWKETLLRLGNDALTRLEEAGITSPIYLRLALYNYINERYGGFLDGQQRDEILQTFAASHSLTLADLEYLLALDSDSETVLVRETARPPSVQEVARLYNRWTFEAALFNASDVHFAIDCQAFIEAQNIESSSRVPATGIGSVIKRLCYLARKLGVYYDLTYETGQPSAILHLTLYGPQEMTGAPQQYGLRLARLCRILLDYGSSRPSPSAPSHSSSAAPSRRGRLIAPTADLSARQLMPTTSAQRSEAHINPSASRSRPNLIGAVREAEATVHFLQRSYRFVMSADLLKLLPSDTISSEVASHPSNGGNNSSIEEEYSDPDGQIDRAPSSVSPASSQKVENPPSIFDSSIEQSFAEAFGALANSRATDGWQLEREPEPLLLPSPSGEMASQSIFIPDFALTRGSRRIYVEILGFWTPSYRERKIARLQQLKTRNDLVLAIPTEARAAFAVIASDFPIVEYDGQLSATELLQVLRSRYDDVEERLARIDVEMVRERVMKEGLVPERACYELLHCYRRSELQRAAQFVVTETIAFTMGVGLYTAGWLEHMQASFVQWVESSAQERPTSEISLHEAVQYCRSQSPILVQCEDAIIEALIGLWPQVQVTRNSIFDAAIRLANSTEIAVPADQPYESESVGMVAHTTGEALPRKQVREQRAAYRKGDPGNRPLANKGRSPANKSRSSSNETVQGDLWG; the protein is encoded by the coding sequence GTGCGTTTTAGCCTGCAAGATGTGAAGAAACAGGTACAGCGGCGGGGCGGTGATTTGTATGTCTCGCTCCACTTTTTGCGACCCGGCGAGCTGCATGCTGAGATAGCGCGCCTCATCGCTTTTCATGAGCAGCATATCGGCCTGCGACAGCGGCAATTTTCAGTCGATGAAGCCCGCGCGCTGATCGCCGATTACCGGCTGGCGAACTGCTTGCTGGCAACGCTTGGCGCCTGGTATGCCTGGCAGCAGCCCGACTGGAAGGAAACACTCCTGCGCCTGGGAAATGACGCCCTGACCCGCCTCGAGGAAGCCGGTATCACCTCTCCTATTTACCTGCGGCTCGCGCTTTACAATTATATCAATGAGCGCTATGGCGGCTTTCTGGATGGGCAGCAACGAGACGAGATTCTGCAAACCTTCGCAGCATCTCACAGCCTGACCCTTGCCGATCTCGAATACCTGCTGGCCCTCGACAGCGACTCCGAAACAGTGCTCGTGCGAGAAACAGCCCGGCCACCATCTGTCCAGGAGGTCGCCAGGCTGTATAACCGCTGGACTTTCGAAGCCGCGCTGTTCAATGCCTCTGACGTACATTTCGCCATCGATTGCCAGGCTTTCATAGAGGCGCAAAACATCGAAAGTTCCTCTCGTGTACCTGCCACCGGCATCGGCTCGGTCATTAAACGCCTGTGCTACCTGGCGCGTAAACTCGGCGTCTATTACGACCTGACCTATGAGACCGGCCAGCCATCCGCTATCCTGCATCTCACCCTCTATGGGCCACAGGAAATGACCGGCGCCCCACAGCAATATGGCTTGAGGCTTGCCAGGCTCTGCCGCATACTCCTCGACTATGGCTCATCGCGCCCCTCACCCTCTGCCCCATCCCATTCCTCATCTGCCGCCCCATCCCGTAGGGGCCGATTGATCGCGCCCACCGCCGATTTATCGGCCCGCCAGCTCATGCCCACCACCTCAGCCCAGCGCTCCGAAGCGCATATCAATCCTTCGGCCTCTCGTAGCCGCCCAAATTTGATCGGCGCTGTCCGCGAGGCCGAAGCAACCGTGCATTTCTTGCAGCGCTCCTACCGCTTCGTTATGAGCGCCGACCTGCTCAAACTCCTGCCCTCAGATACCATATCCTCCGAAGTCGCATCTCATCCCAGCAATGGAGGAAACAATTCCTCCATTGAGGAGGAGTACAGCGACCCTGATGGCCAGATTGATCGGGCCCCCAGTAGCGTTTCTCCCGCATCATCTCAAAAGGTCGAGAATCCTCCATCTATCTTCGATAGCAGTATCGAGCAATCGTTCGCGGAAGCGTTTGGGGCGCTGGCCAATAGCCGGGCCACCGATGGCTGGCAACTGGAACGCGAGCCAGAACCGTTATTGTTGCCCTCACCGTCCGGCGAAATGGCCTCGCAAAGCATCTTTATCCCCGATTTCGCGCTCACTCGTGGCTCGCGCCGCATCTATGTAGAAATTCTCGGTTTCTGGACACCCTCCTACCGCGAGCGTAAAATTGCCAGGCTGCAACAACTCAAAACGCGCAATGATCTCGTCCTGGCCATTCCTACCGAGGCCCGCGCCGCCTTCGCTGTAATCGCCTCTGATTTTCCTATAGTCGAGTACGATGGACAGCTTTCGGCAACGGAACTCTTGCAGGTGTTGCGCAGCCGCTACGATGATGTGGAAGAGCGGCTGGCGCGTATCGATGTGGAGATGGTACGCGAGCGCGTAATGAAAGAGGGTCTGGTGCCTGAACGCGCCTGCTATGAACTCTTGCATTGTTACCGGCGTTCGGAATTGCAGCGCGCAGCACAGTTTGTTGTCACAGAAACGATTGCGTTTACTATGGGAGTAGGACTCTATACAGCGGGCTGGTTGGAACATATGCAGGCTTCGTTCGTACAATGGGTAGAGAGCTCCGCGCAGGAGCGGCCTACATCTGAAATATCCTTGCACGAGGCTGTACAGTATTGCCGATCACAATCGCCTATCCTGGTGCAGTGCGAGGATGCTATTATTGAAGCGCTTATCGGTCTGTGGCCGCAGGTACAGGTGACCCGCAACTCGATATTCGATGCAGCCATACGCCTGGCGAATAGTACAGAGATCGCTGTACCGGCTGACCAACCGTATGAGAGCGAAAGCGTAGGGATGGTCGCCCATACAACTGGTGAAGCATTGCCCAGGAAACAGGTACGAGAACAACGGGCGGCCTACCGTAAGGGTGATCCTGGTAATCGCCCGCTCGCAAATAAGGGACGCTCACCCGCGAACAAAAGCCGCTCGTCCTCCAATGAAACTGTGCAGGGAGATTTATGGGGTTAA